From a region of the Danio aesculapii chromosome 4, fDanAes4.1, whole genome shotgun sequence genome:
- the si:ch211-161m3.6 gene encoding zinc finger protein 239: MAFVKEECKDFKTEDIFIVKMEEAEEHADLMPVKEETQELEEKVPFESYQHFVTGGQSFNRAQAEKPSSQDKLQEIDPISYFICFQCGRGFTQKGSLNRHMRTHTGEKPYSCPLCGKSFNQHGNLEVHMGVHSGETPFTCQQCGKSFSRKGNLNYHMRVHTGECPFTCQQCGISFTAKGSLTRHMRIHTGERPYTCSECGETFEQHGNLKVHMRTHTGEKPYTCQQCGKSFDQHGNLKVHMRIHTGEKPYKCPQCGKTFDQHGNLKVHMRIHSGEKPYTCPQCGNSFTQKGHLEVHMRIHTGEKPFTCQQCRKSFNRKGILSKHERTHAARSSGGNVEVNM; encoded by the coding sequence ACTTGATGCCAGTGAAAGAGGAGACTCAAGAACTGGAAGAGAAGGTTCCTTTTGAAAGTTATCAACATTTCGTAACTGGAGGACAATCATTTAATCGTGCACAGGCTGAAAAACCTTCCTCGCAAGACAAATTGCAAGAGATCGACCCTATAAGCTACTTCATCTGCTTTCAATGTGGAAGAGGTTTCACTCAGAAAGGAAGCCTCAACAGACACATGAgaactcacaccggagagaagccttacTCCTGTCCTTTGTGCGGAAAGAGCTTTAATCAGCACGGAAACCTTGAAGTGCACATGGGCGTCCACAGTGGAGAGACCCCTTTCACCTGCCagcagtgtgggaaaagtttcagccGAAAAGGAAACCTTAATtatcacatgagagttcacaccggGGAGTGTCCTTTCACCTGCCAACAGTGCGGAATAAGCTTCACTGCGAAAGGAAGTCTTACCAgacacatgagaattcacaccggagagagacCTTACACATGCTCCGAGTGTGGAGAGACCTTTGAACAACATGGAAACCTTAAGGtccacatgagaactcacacGGGAGAGAAGCCttacacatgccaacagtgtggaaagagcttcgaTCAGCATGGAAACCTTAAAgttcacatgagaattcacacgggagagaaaccgtacaagtgtcctcagtgtggaaagacttTCGATCAACATGGAAACCTTAAagtgcacatgagaattcactcCGGGGAAAAGCCTTATAcgtgccctcagtgtggaaataGTTTTACTCAGAAAGGACACCTTGAAgttcacatgagaattcacactggagagaagcctttcaccTGCCAACAGTGCAGGAAAAGTTTTAACCGTAAAGGAATCCTTAGTAAGCATGAGAGAACTCACGCTGCACGCTCTTCTGGTGGCAATGTGGAGGTAAATATGTGA